GCAGCTACCGATACAAGGCAATTTATTAGAGCGACGGGTGTTAGTCCAAGCGATGTATCGCCAACTCACCCATCAAGTCCCAACCCCCAAGCCGCCTCCTGTGCTTCTGGTACAAATTGACGACGACTCCCTGCAAAAGGCCAAAATTCCTTATCCTGCTGTTCCCATGGATCGCCGCTATTTGGCACAGTTGGTGGACAAGGCGTCGGCACTACAAGCTAAAGTCGTCGGCGTCGATTATCTGCTGGATCGCCCTCAACCCCAAAAGGAGAACGATGAAAAACTCGCTCAATCGCTGCGTTCCTCCGTACAACAGCAGGGAACCTGGTTTGTTTTTGCCACTACGCCCAATGATACGGGAGGCTGGTTTGAAGTTTTGCCCGAACTAGCCCAGCCCAATTGGAGCTTACAAGGCGATGTTCTGGTTCTGGGCAACCATCTCAAACATATGACGCTGGTGCCGATGCAGAAGTCTGATCCTCGGCGCGTGCCCTTTTCTTACCTTTTGGCGTTGGCTTATCGGCTGAACACCTCCTCATCCCAGAAACTGCCTCCGCCCCAATTGCAATCTGCCAATGATTTGCACTCAACGCTGAGTGCCTATGCCCACAAAAGCACGGGCAAGGATTATCGGGATGTATTCTCCCCCAAAGCTCGCTTACATCCGATGACTAACTTTGGTTATCTGTTACGTCAAATGTGGATGCACCCGATTATTGATTACTCGATTCCACCGGAGCGCGTCTACCAACCGCTACCCGCTTGGAAGTTTCTGGAGAGTTCAGCCGCTTCCCTACCCCAACATCCTAATCACCAACCAGTGGTGATGATTGCCCCAGGCGGATATGGCGAAGCTGGCGTTACCGAAGCCGGTGAGGATAACTTCCCCATGCCGCCAGCGCTTGGCTACTGGCGCTCTCAAGCTAATCCTAGCTCTGGGCGTGAGAAATTCACAGGAGGTGAAGCCCACGCTTATATGATTCATCATTTCTTGAATCAGCGGTTGGTGGTTCCGATTCCCGATTTGTGGCTCCTTGGGTTAGCTGCGCTGTTGGGGAAAGGAGCCGTATTGGCGCTAGAAGACAATAAAGGGGGAAGCAGAAAGGGGAAAGAAAAGTATATGCTATTTGTTTTTCCTTCAGGAAGCAGCAAATGGATGATCGTAATGGCGAGCGCCACAGCTGTTTATGGACTCGTTAGCTTACAGCTTTACATCACAGCAGAAGTGCTGTTGCCTTTAGTGGTACCGACAGCGACATTTTGGACGTATATTCTGTTAGCTCAATTGGAGAAAAAACAACATGTCAAAGTTTAACTGGGTGTTATCAACTTTGCTCGTGACGACACTGGTTTCTAGTTTGCTAACTGACTCAACTCAAACAACCAGAGCACAAACCCATCTCTTCGGTTCTGGGGAGAATGCCGCTCA
The Microcoleus sp. AS-A8 genome window above contains:
- a CDS encoding CHASE2 domain-containing protein; the protein is MSHSAAVFYLKVQRIEKFCLFELSWGQGQQLNVTLPYPETLTTLYEEWRTDYLNFYQTGLRGRVAENGMIASPPVDWHAKLVQSEAKLLYEFHHWLRQGELFEIRSALAQAVSEGNRNSYEQGREAGGEKAKSSPFVEVFLTCNPIDLARLPWEAWEIGTEFARPAQIRIVRMPANIHKKSIQPKSRRRRTRILAILGDDTGLDFKADKEAVRSLKSIADVHFVGWQPGQDVGELKAQIIETIADERGWDVLLFAGHSNEADLIGGKLGIAPGVSLFLNEIEQSLLLAKERGLQFALFNSCNGLDIANALISLGLSQVAIMREPIHNNVAQEFLLRFLQRLAEYKDVHEAMLTACQYLKLDKHFTYPSAYLIPSLFRHPDAPRFRLEPFGITETLKRWLPTPKEAIALTAFVLISWQLPIQGNLLERRVLVQAMYRQLTHQVPTPKPPPVLLVQIDDDSLQKAKIPYPAVPMDRRYLAQLVDKASALQAKVVGVDYLLDRPQPQKENDEKLAQSLRSSVQQQGTWFVFATTPNDTGGWFEVLPELAQPNWSLQGDVLVLGNHLKHMTLVPMQKSDPRRVPFSYLLALAYRLNTSSSQKLPPPQLQSANDLHSTLSAYAHKSTGKDYRDVFSPKARLHPMTNFGYLLRQMWMHPIIDYSIPPERVYQPLPAWKFLESSAASLPQHPNHQPVVMIAPGGYGEAGVTEAGEDNFPMPPALGYWRSQANPSSGREKFTGGEAHAYMIHHFLNQRLVVPIPDLWLLGLAALLGKGAVLALEDNKGGSRKGKEKYMLFVFPSGSSKWMIVMASATAVYGLVSLQLYITAEVLLPLVVPTATFWTYILLAQLEKKQHVKV